A genomic window from Phocoena sinus isolate mPhoSin1 chromosome 20, mPhoSin1.pri, whole genome shotgun sequence includes:
- the TSEN54 gene encoding tRNA-splicing endonuclease subunit Sen54 isoform X2: protein MGFSEQGRQRLHPEEALYLLECGSIQLFHQDLPLSIQEAYQLLLTEDTVTFLQYQVFSHLKRLGYVLRRFQASSVLSPYERQLNLDGSVQRLEDRNGKRKRRSSSSQSINKKPKALENPLQGVDRTPESLVTSSPPPRNQNSRCPEEKSQESSPVKGPMGPFQLLGSLEPCPGLAREGLRCSQETGKMENGVKGACKPRWNFEQISFPNMASDSRHTLLLAPAPELLPANVAGRETDAESWCQKLNQRKEKLSRRDREQQAEEAQHFREDVNSDPEVQRCSCWQEYKQLLQGRHLQKTQSRPPHLWDQPVTPLLSPGQADSPATVLQHISVLQTTHLADGGARLVEKSGGLEISFDVYQADAVATFRKNNPGKPYVRMCISGFDEPVPDLCTLKRLSYQSGDVPLIFALVDHGDISFYSFRDFTLPRDLEH from the exons ATGGGCTTCTCAGAGCAGGGCCGGCAGCGGCTTCACCCGGAAGAGGCCTTGTATCTGCTGGAGTGT GGCTCTATCCAGCTCTTCCACCAAGACCTTCCACTGTCTATCCAAGAAGCCTACCAGCTGCTGCTGACTGAGGACACTGTGACTTTCCTGCAGTACCAG GTCTTCAGTCACCTGAAGAGACTGGGCTATGTGCTTCGGCGATTCCAAGCAAG CTCTGTCCTGTCCCCTTACGAGAGGCAGCTGAACTTGGATGGCAGTGTCCAGCGCTTGGAGGATCGGAATggcaagaggaagaggaggagctcCAGCTCTCA GTCCATTAATAAGAAGCCCAAGGCCCTGGAGAACCCCCTGCAGGGGGTGGATAGGACACCCGAGAGCCTGGTGACCTCCAGCCCACCTCCCCGCAACCAGAACAGCCGATGCCCAGAGGAGAAATCCCAGGAGTCAAGCCCCGTAAAGGGCCCCATGGGCCCCTTTCAGCTTCTGGGGTCCCTggagccctgccctgggctggccAGGGAGGGGTTGCGGTGCAGCCAGGAGACTGGCAAAATGGAGAACGGGGTCAAGGGGGCTTGCAAGCCACGCTGGAACTTTGAGCAGATCTCCTTCCCCAACATGGCTTCAGATAGTCGCCATACCCTCCTGCTTGCCCCCGCCCCAGAGCTGCTCCCGGCCAACGTGGCAGGGCGGGAGACAGACGCTGAGTCCTGGTGCCAGAAGCTAAACCAGCGGAAGGAGAAGCTCTCCAGGCGGGATCGGGAGCAACAGGCAGAGGAGGCCCAGCACTTCCGGGAGGATGTAAACTCGGATCCCGAGGTGCAGCGCTGCTCCTGCTGGCAGGAGTACAAGCAGCTGCTGCAGGGACGGCACCTGCAGAAGACCCAGAGCCGCCCCCCACACCTGTGGGACCAGCCTGTCACACCCTTGCTGAGTCCCGGTCAGGCAGACTCCCCAG CCACAGTCCTTCAGCATATCTCTGTACTGCAGACGACACACCTTGCTGATGGAGGCGCGCG GCTGGTGGAGAAGTCTGGGGGCTTGGAGATCAGCTTTGATGTTTACCAGGCCGATGCCGTGGCCACCTTCCGAAAGAATAACCCTGGCAAGCCCTACGTCCGGATGTGCATTAGTGG ATTTGATGAGCCAGTCCCAGACCTCTGCACCCTCAAGCGGTTGTCCTACCAGAGCGGGGATGTTCCTCTGATCTTTGCCCTGGTGGATCACGGAGACATCTCCTTCTACAGCTTCAGGGACTTCACGCTACCCAGGGATCTGGAGCACTGA
- the TSEN54 gene encoding tRNA-splicing endonuclease subunit Sen54 isoform X1, whose protein sequence is MEPEPESASVEVPAGRVLSAPELFAARSRSQKLPQRSHGPKDFLPDGSAAQAERLRVCREELWQLLAEERVERLGSLVAAEWRPEEGFVELKSPAGKFWQTMGFSEQGRQRLHPEEALYLLECGSIQLFHQDLPLSIQEAYQLLLTEDTVTFLQYQVFSHLKRLGYVLRRFQASSVLSPYERQLNLDGSVQRLEDRNGKRKRRSSSSQSINKKPKALENPLQGVDRTPESLVTSSPPPRNQNSRCPEEKSQESSPVKGPMGPFQLLGSLEPCPGLAREGLRCSQETGKMENGVKGACKPRWNFEQISFPNMASDSRHTLLLAPAPELLPANVAGRETDAESWCQKLNQRKEKLSRRDREQQAEEAQHFREDVNSDPEVQRCSCWQEYKQLLQGRHLQKTQSRPPHLWDQPVTPLLSPGQADSPATVLQHISVLQTTHLADGGARLVEKSGGLEISFDVYQADAVATFRKNNPGKPYVRMCISGFDEPVPDLCTLKRLSYQSGDVPLIFALVDHGDISFYSFRDFTLPRDLEH, encoded by the exons ATGGAGCCCGAACCCGAGTCAGCCTCGGTGGAGGTGCCTGCCGGGCGCGTGCTCAG TGCCCCGGAGCTCTTCGCTGCCCGTTCCAGGTCCCAGAAGCTGCCCCAGCGCTCGCATGGCCCCAAGGACTTCCTCCCCGACGGCTCAGCGGCCCAGGCTGAGCGACTGCGAGTGTGCCGCGAGGAGCTCTGGCAGCTGCTGGCGGAGGAGCGCGTGGAGCGTCT GGGCAGTTTGGTGGCCGCCGAGTGGAGACCGGAAGAAGGCTTCGTGGAGTTGAAGTCTCCTGCG GGTAAATTTTGGCAGACCATGGGCTTCTCAGAGCAGGGCCGGCAGCGGCTTCACCCGGAAGAGGCCTTGTATCTGCTGGAGTGT GGCTCTATCCAGCTCTTCCACCAAGACCTTCCACTGTCTATCCAAGAAGCCTACCAGCTGCTGCTGACTGAGGACACTGTGACTTTCCTGCAGTACCAG GTCTTCAGTCACCTGAAGAGACTGGGCTATGTGCTTCGGCGATTCCAAGCAAG CTCTGTCCTGTCCCCTTACGAGAGGCAGCTGAACTTGGATGGCAGTGTCCAGCGCTTGGAGGATCGGAATggcaagaggaagaggaggagctcCAGCTCTCA GTCCATTAATAAGAAGCCCAAGGCCCTGGAGAACCCCCTGCAGGGGGTGGATAGGACACCCGAGAGCCTGGTGACCTCCAGCCCACCTCCCCGCAACCAGAACAGCCGATGCCCAGAGGAGAAATCCCAGGAGTCAAGCCCCGTAAAGGGCCCCATGGGCCCCTTTCAGCTTCTGGGGTCCCTggagccctgccctgggctggccAGGGAGGGGTTGCGGTGCAGCCAGGAGACTGGCAAAATGGAGAACGGGGTCAAGGGGGCTTGCAAGCCACGCTGGAACTTTGAGCAGATCTCCTTCCCCAACATGGCTTCAGATAGTCGCCATACCCTCCTGCTTGCCCCCGCCCCAGAGCTGCTCCCGGCCAACGTGGCAGGGCGGGAGACAGACGCTGAGTCCTGGTGCCAGAAGCTAAACCAGCGGAAGGAGAAGCTCTCCAGGCGGGATCGGGAGCAACAGGCAGAGGAGGCCCAGCACTTCCGGGAGGATGTAAACTCGGATCCCGAGGTGCAGCGCTGCTCCTGCTGGCAGGAGTACAAGCAGCTGCTGCAGGGACGGCACCTGCAGAAGACCCAGAGCCGCCCCCCACACCTGTGGGACCAGCCTGTCACACCCTTGCTGAGTCCCGGTCAGGCAGACTCCCCAG CCACAGTCCTTCAGCATATCTCTGTACTGCAGACGACACACCTTGCTGATGGAGGCGCGCG GCTGGTGGAGAAGTCTGGGGGCTTGGAGATCAGCTTTGATGTTTACCAGGCCGATGCCGTGGCCACCTTCCGAAAGAATAACCCTGGCAAGCCCTACGTCCGGATGTGCATTAGTGG ATTTGATGAGCCAGTCCCAGACCTCTGCACCCTCAAGCGGTTGTCCTACCAGAGCGGGGATGTTCCTCTGATCTTTGCCCTGGTGGATCACGGAGACATCTCCTTCTACAGCTTCAGGGACTTCACGCTACCCAGGGATCTGGAGCACTGA
- the CASKIN2 gene encoding caskin-2, translating into MGREQDLILAVKNGDVTGVQKLVAKVKATKTKLLGSTKRLNVNYQDADGFSALHHAALGGSLELIALLLEAQATVDIKDSNGMRPLHYAAWQGRLEPVRLLLRASAAVNAASLDGQIPLHLAAQYGHYEVSEMLLQHQSNPCLVNKAKKTPLDLACEFGRLKVAQLLLNSHLCVALLEGEAKDPCDPNYTTPLHLAAKNGHREVIRQLLRAGIEINRQTKTGTALHEAALYGKTEVVRLLLEGGVDVNIRNTYNQTALDIVNQFTTSQASREIKQLLREASGILKVRALKDFWNLHDPTALNVRAGDVITVLEQHPDGRWKGHIHESQRGTDRVGYFPPGIVEVVSKRVGVLAPRLPCASTTLRPGLSRTPQPPADDSLHPLSYGQLPRVGLSPDSPAGDRNSVGSEGSVGSIRSAGSGQSSEGTNGHSTGLLIENAQPLPSAGEDQVLPGLHPPSLADNPNHRPLANYRSGEQLFTQDVRPEQLLEGKDAQAIHNWLSEFQLEGYTAHFLQAGYDVPTISRMTPEDLTAIGVTKPGHRKKIASEIAQLSIAEWLPNYIPADLLEWLCALGLPQYHKQLASSGYDSMGLVADLTWEELQEIGVNKLGHQKKLMLGVKRLAELRRGLLQGEAPGDGSRRLARGPELMAIEGLENGDGPAVAGPRLLTFQGSELSPELQAAMAGGGPEPLPLPPARSPSQESIGARSRGSGHSQEQPASQPGGGDPNTPQERNLPEGTERPPKLCSPLPGQGAPPYVFMYPQGSPSSPAPGPPPGAPRAFSYLAGPLAAPPDPPRPKRRSHSLSRPSPAEGEAKGEAEGPVDSALGSYATLTRRPGRSALARTSPSPTPTRGAPRSQSFALRARRKGPPPPPPKRLSSVSGPTLEPPPPPPPDGSPAPKEGGALGPRRRTLSEPTGPSEPPGLPAPAGASSDTEEEDPGPEGTPPSRGSSGEGLPFAEEGNLTIKQRPKPAGPPPRETPVPAGLDFNLTESDTVKRRPKCREREPLQTALLAFGVASATPGPPAALSPQTPGESPSASASPPRPDPSSLPNPGAPAPLSPSPPTQPPVAPCPGPALENSRRPGEMEPPAPPAALLKVPGAGTAPKPVSVACTQLAFSGPKLAPRLGPRPVPPPRPENTGATGAGRAQQRLEQTSSSLAAALRAAEKSIGAEEREGPPGTSTKHILDDISTMFDALANQLDAMLD; encoded by the exons ATGGGTCGAGAACAGGACCTGATCCTCGCTGTCAAGAATGGAGATGTGACTGGTGTGCAGAAACTGGTGGCTAAGGTCAAGGCCACAAAGACAA AGCTCCTTGGCTCCACGAAGAGACTCAACGTCAACTACCAGGATGCTGATGG GTTCTCGGCTCTCCACCACGCCGCCCTGGGGGGCAGCCTGGAGCTCATAGCCTTGCTGCTGGAGGCTCAGGCCACCGTTGACATCAAGGACAGCAACG GCATGCGTCCGCTGCACTATGCAGCCTGGCAGGGCCGGCTGGAGCCCGTGAGGCTGCTGCTGCGGGCCTCTGCGGCCGTGAACGCCGCCTCACTGGATGGGCAGATCCCGCTGCACCTGGCTGCCCAGTATGGACACTATGAAGTG TCAGAAATGCTCCTCCAGCATCAGTCCAACCCGTGCCTGGTCAACAAGGCCAAGAAGACGCCCTTGGACCTGGCCTGCGAATTTGGACGGCTCAAG GTGGCCCAGCTGTTACTGAACAGCCATTTATGTGTGGCACTGCTGGAGGGTGAGGCCAAGGACCCGTGTGACCCCAACTATACCACACCCCTGCACTTGGCTGCCAAGAACGGCCACAGAGAGGTCATCAG GCAGCTCCTGAGAGCTGGGATTGAGATCAACCGCCAGACCAAGACAGGCACGGCTCTCCACGAGGCCGCGCTGTATGGCAAGACCGAGGTGGTGCGGCTGCTCCTGGAG GGTGGGGTGGACGTGAACATCCGGAATACGTATAACCAGACGGCGCTGGACATCGTCAATCAGTTCACCACCTCCCAGGCCAGCCGTGAAATCAAGCAGCTACTGCGGG aGGCCTCAGGGATCCTGAAGGTCCGAGCACTCAAGGATTTCTGGAACCTCCACGATCCCACTGCCCTCAATGTCCGGGCAGGGGACGTCATCACG GTGCTTGAGCAGCATCCCGATGGCCGCTGGAAGGGCCACATCCACGAGAGCCAGAGGGGCACGGACCGTGTGGGCTACTTTCCCCCGGGCATCGTTGAAGTGGTCAGCAAGCGGGTGGGCGTCCTTGCACCCCGCCTCCCCTGTGCGTCCACCACCCTGCGCCCAGGCCTCTCCAGGACACCACAGCCCCCTGCTGATGACTCCCTGCACCCCCTTAGCTATGGCCAGCTGCCTCGGGTGGGCCTCAGCCCAGACAGCCCAG CAGGTGACAGGAACAGCGTGGGCAGCGAGGGCAGCGTGGGCAGCATCCGCAGTGCTGGCAGCGGACAGAGTTCCGAGGGCACCAACGGCCACAGCACCGGCCTCCTTATTGAGAATGCCcag CCACTGCCCTCTGCTGGAGAGGACCAGGTGCTGCCGGGACTGCACCCCCCGTCCCTGGCAG ACAACCCAAACCACCGCCCTCTAGCCAACTACCGCTCCGGGGAGCAGCTCTTCACCCAGGACGTGAGGCCGGAGCAGCTGCTGGAGGGGAAG GATGCTCAGGCCATTCATAACTGGCTCAGCGAGTTCCAGCTGGAGGGCTACACTGCCCACTTTCTGCAGGCTGGCTATGACGTGCCAACTATCAGCCGCATGACACCCGAG GACCTGACGGCCATCGGGGTGACCAAGCCCGGGCACAGGAAGAAGATCGCCTCAGAGATCGCCCAGCTCAGCATCGCCGAGTGGTTACCCAACTACATCCCG GCAGACCTGCTGGAGTGGCTGTGCGCGCTGGGGCTGCCGCAGTACCACAAGCAGCTGGCGAGCAGCGGCTACGATTCCATGGGGCTGGTGGCCGACCTCACCTGGGAGGAGCTGCAGGAGATCGGAGTCAACAAGCTCG GTCACCAGAAGAAGCTCATGCTGGGGGTGAAGCGGCTGGCTGAGCTTCGGCGGGGCCTACTGCAGGGGGAGGCCCCAGGTGACGGCAGCCGCCGGCTGGCCAGGGGCCCGGAGCTGATGGCCATCGAGGGGCTGGAGAATGGGGACGGTCCGGCTGTGGCTGGCCCGCGCCTCCTCACCTTCCAGGGCAGCGAGCTGAGCCCAGAGCTACAGGCGGCCATGGCAGGGGGTGGCCCCGAGccgctccccctgccccctgcccgcTCCCCCAGCCAGGAGAGCATCGGGGCACGCTCACGGGGGTCCGGGCACTCGCAGGAACAGCCTGCCTCCCAGCCCGGTGGCGGAGACCCCAACACCCCACAGGAGAGGAACCTTCCAGAGGGCACAGAGCGGCCCCCTAAGCTTTGTTCCCCACTTCCTGGCCAAGGGGCCCCCCCTTATGTTTTTATGTACCCCCAGGGCTCaccctccagcccagccccagggccgCCTCCTGGCGCACCCCGGGCCTTCTCCTACTTGGCCGGGCCCCTGGCCGCTCCTCCAGACCCGCCTCGGCCCAAGCGCCGGTCCCACAGCCTGAGCCGCCCCAGCCCGGCCGAGGGGGAAGCCAAGGGGGAGGCCGAAGGGCCAGTGGATAGTGCCTTGGGCAGTTACGCCACCCTCACTCGGCGACCAGGACGCAGCGCCCTCGCCCGGACCAGCCCCAGCCCGACCCCAACCCGAGGGGCGCCCCGCAGCCAGTCCTTCGCCCTGCGGGCCCGCCGCAaaggccccccgcccccgccccccaagcGCCTCAGCTCCGTCTCCGGCCCCACCctggagccgccgccgccgccgccgccagatGGAAGCCCGGCGCCCAAGGAGGGGGGGGCCCTGGGGCCCCGGAGGCGAACACTCAGTGAACCCACGGGCCCCTCGGAGCCCCCCGGCCTGCCCGCCCCGGCTGGTGCCTCATCGGACACGGAGGAGGAGGACCCAGGGCCCGAGGGGACACCCCCGTCTCGGGGCAGCTCAGGGGAGGGGCTCCCGTTCGCGGAGGAGGGGAACCTGACGATCAAACAGAGGCCCAAGCCGGCGGGCCCCCCACCCCGGGAGACGCCTGTGCCTGCTGGCCTCGACTTCAACCTCACAGAGTCAGACACTGTTAAGCGGAGGCCCAAATGCCGGGAGAGGGAGCCACTGCAGACGGCACTCCTGGCCTTCGGGGTGGCCAGCGCCACGCCCGGCCCCCCTGCCGCCCTGTCCCCGCAGACCCCCGGCGAGTCCCCCTCGGCCTCTGCCAGCCCTCCCCGGCCTGACCCTAGCAGCCTCCCAAACCCCGGagctccagcccctctctctccCAGCCCCCCGACGCAGCCCCCCGTGGCTCCCTGCCCGGGGCCGGCTCTGGAAAACAGTCGGCGGCCCGGGGAGATGGAGCCTCCGGCTCCCCCTGCTGCCCTCCTCAAGGTGCCCGGAGCAG GAACAGCCCCCAAGCCTGTGTCTGTGGCCTGCACCCAGCTGGCATTTTCCGGCCCTAAGCTGGCTCCCCGGCTCGGCCCCCGCCCTGTGCCCCCTCCAAGGCCAGAGAACACTGGGGCCACGGGCGCAGGCCGGGCCCAGCAGAGACTGGAGCAGACCAGCTCATCCCTGGCAGCTGCCTTGCGGGCCGCGGAGAAGAGCATTGGTGCTGAGGAGCGAGAGGG CCCCCCGGGCACCTCCACCAAGCACATCCTGGATGACATCAGCACCATGTTCGACGCCCTGGCTAACCAGCTGGATGCCATGCTGGACTGA